A stretch of Haloprofundus halophilus DNA encodes these proteins:
- a CDS encoding DoxX family membrane protein: MSLLELHSHDEATTESGDERPERASSATATEKPFLLGRLLFGATLGFMAATNFQSLDETVQYAESKGVPNAEKLVPFASGMAVFGGIGIALWRLPALAAGAAAAFLAGVTPTMHDFWTLDEDEGRQDQQIQFMKNLALFGAAIGYLVRALRG, encoded by the coding sequence ATGAGTCTGCTCGAACTGCACTCGCACGACGAGGCGACGACGGAGTCGGGGGACGAACGACCGGAGAGGGCGTCGTCGGCGACGGCGACCGAGAAGCCGTTTCTGCTCGGCCGTCTGCTGTTCGGCGCCACGCTCGGCTTCATGGCGGCGACGAACTTCCAGAGCCTCGACGAGACGGTGCAGTACGCCGAGTCGAAGGGCGTGCCGAACGCAGAGAAACTGGTGCCGTTCGCCAGCGGGATGGCCGTCTTCGGCGGGATTGGAATCGCGCTCTGGCGGCTGCCGGCGCTCGCCGCGGGCGCGGCGGCGGCGTTCCTCGCGGGCGTCACGCCGACGATGCACGACTTCTGGACCCTCGACGAAGACGAGGGGAGACAGGACCAGCAGATCCAGTTCATGAAGAACCTCGCGCTGTTCGGCGCGGCTATCGGCTACCTCGTCCGCGCGCTTCGGGGCTAA